The Sphingobacterium bambusae genome includes a window with the following:
- a CDS encoding regulatory protein RecX encodes MEEWKKEKKSYSPQQAKLKAENYCAYQERAQQEVRDKLYSWGLHQEDVENIIALLIEENFLNEERFAKAYVLGKFRMQGWGKIKIKLHLKAKRVSEPLIRIALREINDEDYHNMITKTIKKKTNQPLSKISLTEKSKLSKYLLSKGFEGDIIQEKINKQHT; translated from the coding sequence ATGGAAGAATGGAAGAAAGAAAAGAAATCATATAGTCCGCAGCAGGCTAAACTCAAAGCAGAAAACTACTGTGCGTACCAAGAACGAGCACAACAGGAGGTGCGAGATAAACTCTATTCTTGGGGGCTACACCAAGAAGATGTCGAAAATATTATCGCCTTGCTTATTGAAGAGAACTTTCTCAACGAGGAACGTTTCGCAAAGGCCTACGTTTTGGGGAAATTTCGCATGCAGGGATGGGGAAAAATCAAAATAAAGCTCCATTTGAAAGCTAAACGAGTATCAGAACCACTTATCCGGATCGCTTTACGCGAAATAAACGACGAAGATTACCACAATATGATCACAAAAACGATAAAAAAGAAAACAAATCAACCATTATCCAAAATATCACTCACAGAAAAATCAAAACTATCCAAATACCTACTAAGCAAAGGGTTTGAAGGAGATATAATACAAGAAAAAATAAACAAACAACACACATAA
- a CDS encoding DUF6733 family protein, with product MKKNNFLKTILCITAISASVLSAKAQDSNATFSLSLTSDQFFGVAPSAGVEYKLSDKIGVSAYGIFWGAGTAGAWGNWTEFGGGVNLYLADGITLNPNIGFTFGDLLSKGATSGQLGGIAGDGIVPNLFFNVDKPKFESEIYVGYYAPLRDEAPADASTLAYLHYWANAGFKVSQNFSAGGHFEHLKRTKDDVNGKLDYYQWLGPYVQFNVPRVASFIRLSAGPELKNGLRAKDSFYKLSTGFSF from the coding sequence ATGAAAAAAAACAACTTTTTAAAAACAATTCTGTGCATCACAGCAATTTCAGCTAGTGTTTTATCTGCAAAAGCACAAGACAGCAACGCAACTTTCTCATTAAGCCTCACTTCTGACCAGTTTTTCGGTGTAGCACCGAGCGCTGGCGTTGAATACAAGCTTTCTGACAAGATTGGCGTATCTGCTTATGGGATTTTTTGGGGTGCAGGAACCGCCGGTGCCTGGGGAAACTGGACGGAATTTGGTGGAGGGGTAAACCTTTACCTAGCTGATGGTATTACGTTGAACCCAAACATTGGTTTCACATTCGGTGATCTACTTTCTAAAGGAGCAACATCAGGCCAACTCGGTGGTATTGCTGGTGATGGTATCGTACCTAATCTATTTTTCAATGTCGACAAACCGAAATTTGAAAGTGAAATCTATGTAGGCTACTACGCGCCACTTCGTGATGAAGCGCCAGCCGACGCGTCGACACTAGCCTACCTACATTATTGGGCAAATGCCGGTTTCAAAGTAAGCCAAAACTTCTCTGCAGGCGGTCACTTCGAACACTTGAAACGTACCAAAGACGATGTAAATGGCAAATTAGATTACTACCAATGGCTAGGTCCTTACGTGCAATTTAATGTTCCGCGCGTTGCTAGTTTCATCCGTCTTTCTGCAGGTCCTGAACTAAAAAATGGCCTACGAGCTAAAGACTCGTTCTACAAGCTTTCTACTGGCTTCTCTTTCTAA
- a CDS encoding ammonium transporter, with the protein MTIKQIIPFGTLVIAVILAILAPSTEVTTVEDSTIDTGDTAWLLMSAALVLLMTPGLAFFYGGMVRKKNVISTMLQSFVCMGLITIIWVIFGFSLAFGEDIGGIIGNPSTFYMMKGMLGNATWPALPTIPIALFAMFQLKFAVITPALITGAFAERIKFNAYLIFITLFVIVIYAPLAHATWHPEGILAKMGVLDFAGGTVVHMSAGWAALASALYLGKRKEQEHTPSRISYVILGTGLLWFGWFGFNAGSAGGANELAASAFATTTTASAAAAMAWIFFDILKGKKPSAMGACIGAVVGLVAITPAAGFVTIPHSLIIGIVAAVISNLLVIWRTKKGIDDTLDVFPCHGVGGMVGMLLTSVFAHSSVNAAVTTNGLFFGETSLFTAHLIALVGASAFAFFGALLLLKITDMLAPLRVSEKDEVLGLDVSQHDEEL; encoded by the coding sequence ATGACTATAAAACAGATAATTCCATTTGGAACCCTCGTTATCGCAGTAATCCTCGCTATCCTCGCCCCCTCTACCGAAGTTACAACTGTTGAAGACAGCACGATAGATACGGGCGACACGGCATGGCTATTAATGTCTGCCGCACTGGTGCTCCTTATGACACCCGGCCTAGCCTTCTTTTACGGAGGTATGGTTAGAAAGAAAAATGTAATTTCCACCATGCTACAAAGTTTTGTGTGCATGGGGCTTATCACCATAATTTGGGTAATATTCGGCTTTAGCTTGGCATTCGGCGAAGACATCGGCGGTATTATCGGCAACCCATCCACCTTCTACATGATGAAGGGGATGCTAGGCAATGCCACTTGGCCAGCTTTGCCAACTATTCCTATCGCTCTTTTCGCCATGTTCCAACTGAAGTTTGCTGTCATCACCCCAGCCTTGATCACTGGAGCATTCGCAGAACGCATTAAGTTCAATGCCTATTTGATCTTCATTACCCTTTTTGTTATCGTCATCTACGCGCCGCTCGCTCACGCAACTTGGCACCCCGAAGGCATATTGGCCAAAATGGGTGTTCTAGATTTCGCTGGAGGCACGGTTGTACATATGTCTGCCGGATGGGCAGCACTCGCCTCAGCCCTTTATCTTGGCAAACGCAAAGAACAGGAACATACACCATCACGCATCAGCTACGTCATCCTGGGCACCGGACTTCTTTGGTTCGGCTGGTTTGGATTTAATGCGGGCTCTGCCGGTGGTGCCAATGAACTCGCGGCCTCCGCTTTCGCCACCACCACCACGGCGTCCGCCGCTGCAGCCATGGCTTGGATATTTTTCGACATCCTAAAAGGTAAAAAACCTTCGGCTATGGGTGCGTGTATCGGTGCGGTCGTTGGACTGGTCGCGATAACACCTGCCGCAGGTTTCGTAACCATCCCCCACTCCCTCATCATCGGTATAGTCGCTGCCGTCATTAGCAACTTGCTTGTCATATGGAGAACAAAGAAAGGAATCGATGACACCCTAGATGTGTTTCCTTGTCATGGTGTCGGCGGTATGGTCGGCATGCTCCTGACCAGCGTATTTGCGCACAGTTCGGTCAATGCTGCTGTAACCACAAACGGTCTTTTCTTTGGCGAGACAAGCTTATTTACAGCACACCTCATCGCCCTTGTTGGCGCATCAGCATTCGCCTTCTTCGGCGCTCTGCTACTCTTGAAAATAACAGATATGCTTGCACCTTTACGGGTAAGCGAAAAAGATGAAGTTCTTGGTCTAGACGTCAGTCAACACGACGAAGAACTGTAA
- the ispE gene encoding 4-(cytidine 5'-diphospho)-2-C-methyl-D-erythritol kinase, translating to MISFANAKINLGLHITRKREDGYHELETIFYPFPLYDILELSRKEEGDTTMEITGMDLELADDNLCFKAYRLLAAKYSLSPVHIHLHKQIPFGAGLGGGSSDAAFVLKMLNEEFALGLSVEQLEAEAATLGADCPFFVQNTPMYATGIGTDLRPIDLDLSDYYMVLVKPDVHVSTAEAYRQVRPQAAEHDLRELVSLPVQDWKFYIKNNFEEGLFEQYPQIREVKLALYEAGALYASMSGSGSAVYGIFDEEVDLSELSSMGEVSHPLKL from the coding sequence ATGATTTCATTTGCCAACGCTAAGATAAATTTAGGACTGCACATCACGCGTAAGCGCGAAGATGGTTACCATGAGCTGGAAACGATATTTTATCCTTTTCCGTTGTATGATATCCTAGAGCTATCTCGGAAAGAGGAAGGAGATACAACGATGGAGATTACAGGGATGGATTTAGAATTGGCGGATGATAATCTATGCTTTAAGGCTTACAGGTTGTTGGCTGCAAAATACTCCTTATCGCCCGTGCATATACATCTGCACAAGCAGATACCTTTCGGGGCCGGTTTGGGAGGAGGTTCCTCGGATGCCGCATTTGTTTTGAAAATGCTGAATGAGGAGTTTGCGTTAGGATTGAGCGTTGAACAATTGGAGGCGGAGGCCGCGACGCTGGGTGCCGATTGTCCATTTTTCGTGCAGAATACGCCCATGTATGCGACTGGGATCGGTACAGATTTGAGGCCTATTGATTTGGATCTTTCCGACTATTATATGGTGCTGGTAAAGCCTGATGTGCATGTGTCAACCGCAGAGGCTTACCGTCAAGTAAGGCCGCAAGCCGCAGAACATGATTTGCGTGAGCTAGTGAGCTTGCCGGTACAGGATTGGAAGTTTTACATCAAGAACAATTTTGAGGAAGGTCTTTTTGAGCAATATCCACAGATTCGCGAGGTGAAATTAGCGCTTTATGAGGCTGGGGCTTTATATGCGAGTATGTCGGGGTCGGGATCGGCGGTTTACGGTATTTTTGATGAGGAGGTTGATTTGTCGGAGCTTTCGTCAATGGGGGAGGTTTCGCATCCGCTTAAGTTGTAG
- a CDS encoding two-component regulator propeller domain-containing protein codes for MLSNIAYAQSISSAGSPYVQNYTKSQYKAGNQNWSIAQGKDGIIYAANNNGLVAFDGAYWNLYPLSNRNFARSVAVAPNGNIYIGGKEEFGYFAKQQGKLKYHNLSRLVDPEVLENDEIWKILFVDDRVIFQSFSKCYIYKDNKVELQYGQGQPFLFAHQVGNSRWIERIPAGLEKWSGKTFSSLQSQLSNVMSILPFDEQQFLVGTAKQGLYLLSADGNAQLWKPESTINNLLREAQLNNGLKIDENTFAFGTIKNGIFIINKAGQLLQHIHKRNGLQNNTVLSMTLDRQGNIWAGLDNGIDRIEVNSPFYYYRDIFGEIGTVYAIKVFQGKIYLGTNQGLFYSNWTDGTNLQSLKLAFIPGSQGQVWTLDLFNGQLICGHNDGTFLVRGNTISRISNWTGGWSNVQLPGQPQLFLQGNYTGLALFENNGSWYLKQKYQEPKTAVISVYPRNDNQFWVVFNNSIQLVEFAGNYQSFKTLKTFSFSKDFPQIQRITAATVQQNVIFATDKGIFIYDSVLSRFKPYEELNSTLGSFARSKKIIPLNANNYMFAHEGHFAEVTLQNNQIRVDSSSFNSLQDIVMKNYEVIEPVGDKLLFGLDNGIAFYDLKKKQVQKPSQPIIIGLQEISNASDTLHYLDKPNAIPYDQNNIRIQFASPWYSNTAVKYQSLLEGSQTEWSVPTEIPYIDFTNLHTGNYSFKVRVITANGLISDTATLAFQILPPWYLQWPALLLYVLLTVIAFIFARKLITEKIKRDKLEIRNKLQLRQQELLRKESEQNEKKLMELKNEQLTVELEAKNRELANAATNIVYKNELLNNLHEELLNVKDRDGKKLSQDQLQKVNKLIDNARSDERDWDLFEKSFNESHENFFKKLKTDYPSLSPNDLKLCAYLRLNMSSKDMASLMNISTRGIEIRRYRLRKKFDLPTEKNLSEFLLEL; via the coding sequence ATGCTAAGCAATATTGCATACGCACAATCTATCTCCTCGGCGGGCAGTCCCTACGTACAAAACTATACCAAATCGCAGTACAAAGCAGGCAACCAAAACTGGAGCATAGCGCAGGGAAAAGACGGCATTATCTATGCCGCGAACAACAACGGACTGGTGGCCTTCGATGGTGCCTACTGGAACCTTTACCCATTGAGCAACCGTAATTTTGCCCGAAGTGTGGCCGTTGCGCCAAACGGGAATATTTATATCGGCGGAAAAGAAGAGTTCGGTTATTTTGCGAAACAGCAAGGAAAGTTAAAATACCACAACTTGTCCCGCTTGGTAGATCCCGAAGTACTCGAAAATGATGAAATATGGAAAATCCTCTTTGTTGATGACCGTGTTATCTTTCAATCCTTCTCCAAGTGTTACATCTATAAAGACAATAAAGTAGAGCTCCAATATGGGCAGGGACAGCCTTTTCTTTTCGCCCATCAGGTAGGCAACAGCAGGTGGATCGAACGTATACCCGCAGGTCTCGAAAAATGGAGCGGAAAAACATTTAGCAGCTTGCAAAGCCAGCTTAGCAACGTAATGAGCATACTGCCTTTTGACGAGCAGCAATTTCTAGTGGGCACCGCAAAACAAGGACTATACCTGCTCTCTGCTGACGGAAACGCACAGCTATGGAAGCCAGAATCGACCATCAACAACCTTCTTAGAGAAGCACAACTCAACAATGGCTTAAAAATCGATGAAAATACCTTCGCTTTCGGCACGATCAAGAATGGGATTTTTATCATTAACAAAGCCGGACAGCTGCTGCAACATATACATAAGCGCAATGGCCTACAAAACAATACAGTCCTTAGCATGACCCTCGATCGACAGGGCAACATCTGGGCAGGTTTAGACAACGGCATCGACCGTATCGAGGTAAACTCACCCTTCTATTACTACCGTGATATCTTTGGCGAAATCGGCACCGTTTATGCCATTAAGGTTTTTCAAGGTAAAATTTATTTAGGTACCAACCAAGGGCTATTTTACAGCAACTGGACAGATGGAACCAACTTGCAATCGCTTAAACTAGCGTTTATCCCCGGCTCCCAAGGTCAGGTATGGACCTTAGACCTTTTCAACGGACAATTGATCTGCGGCCATAATGACGGTACCTTTCTCGTACGTGGAAACACGATCTCCAGGATATCAAACTGGACCGGGGGATGGTCCAACGTGCAGCTACCTGGCCAACCACAACTTTTTTTACAGGGAAATTACACCGGCTTAGCACTTTTTGAGAACAACGGTTCATGGTATCTAAAACAAAAGTACCAAGAACCAAAAACGGCAGTCATTTCCGTATATCCGCGCAATGACAATCAATTTTGGGTCGTGTTCAACAATTCCATACAGCTTGTCGAGTTTGCAGGAAACTACCAATCGTTCAAAACACTCAAAACATTCTCATTCAGCAAGGATTTCCCGCAAATACAGCGCATCACTGCCGCAACCGTCCAGCAGAATGTTATTTTCGCTACTGACAAAGGCATCTTTATTTATGATAGTGTGCTATCCCGCTTCAAGCCATATGAAGAACTGAACAGCACCCTGGGATCCTTCGCGCGTTCTAAAAAAATAATACCGCTCAATGCGAACAACTACATGTTTGCCCATGAAGGACATTTTGCTGAAGTAACCTTGCAAAATAACCAGATACGCGTTGACTCCTCCAGCTTTAATAGCCTGCAGGACATCGTCATGAAGAACTATGAGGTTATTGAGCCGGTCGGTGACAAACTCCTGTTTGGGTTAGATAACGGCATCGCCTTCTACGATCTCAAGAAGAAGCAAGTGCAAAAACCATCCCAACCGATCATCATCGGCCTGCAAGAAATATCAAATGCTAGCGACACCTTGCACTACCTTGACAAACCGAATGCGATCCCTTACGACCAAAATAACATTCGTATTCAATTTGCCTCGCCTTGGTATAGCAATACGGCAGTGAAATACCAATCCTTATTGGAAGGATCGCAGACGGAATGGTCTGTACCGACAGAAATACCTTATATTGATTTCACGAACTTGCACACAGGAAACTACAGCTTTAAAGTTCGTGTCATTACCGCCAACGGATTGATATCCGATACAGCGACATTAGCCTTCCAGATACTGCCCCCATGGTACCTACAATGGCCAGCCCTCCTGCTTTACGTGTTACTTACCGTCATCGCTTTTATTTTTGCCCGAAAGCTCATTACCGAAAAAATAAAACGCGACAAACTGGAAATCAGAAACAAACTACAACTGCGACAACAAGAGCTGCTGCGTAAGGAAAGCGAGCAGAACGAGAAAAAGCTGATGGAGCTCAAAAATGAGCAGCTCACCGTCGAGCTCGAGGCCAAAAACCGAGAACTTGCCAATGCAGCGACCAATATCGTTTACAAAAACGAACTGCTGAACAACCTGCACGAAGAACTCCTCAATGTTAAAGATCGCGATGGAAAAAAACTATCCCAAGATCAACTGCAGAAGGTCAATAAACTCATCGATAATGCACGTAGTGACGAGCGCGATTGGGACTTGTTTGAAAAGAGCTTCAACGAGTCGCACGAAAACTTCTTTAAGAAATTAAAGACAGATTACCCTAGCCTATCCCCCAATGATCTTAAACTTTGCGCTTACCTCCGCTTAAACATGTCCAGCAAGGATATGGCATCCTTAATGAACATCAGCACCCGCGGAATTGAGATAAGACGCTACCGTTTACGCAAAAAATTCGATCTTCCGACAGAGAAAAACCTCAGCGAATTTCTACTTGAACTGTAA
- a CDS encoding SusC/RagA family TonB-linked outer membrane protein, whose amino-acid sequence MRKLFTLFLCLTAILSSGYAQVKTVTGTVKDSGSLFVLPGVTVSASSGQNTQTDAAGRFTIEASASDSLTFRFIGYAAQSARVGSQTNLDVFLISNDQALDEVVVIGYGTARKRDLTGSITSIKGDEIADKPNSNPLASLQGKVAGMQIVNSGRPGAEPDIRIRGTNSINGAKPLYVIDGILNDNMNFVNPADIESMEILKDPSSLAIFGVRGANGVIVVTTKSAKAGQINFNFNTSVGFKSVQDRMNLTDASTFKSLYSEQLANEGNPAYNYDNWGANTDWQDEIFQNGMVNFNNLSVSAANEKNKFYLGLGYMLDEGVVKNEKLDKISLSLNDQLNITDNFRVGVNLTGYRSNIPRDNGFYDPIIASAVRAAPIAPAYNMEYGLYNTLPDFQRAQIRNPLVSVMDLSDNAIQQEYRTTGSLYGEIDFLKNFTFKANILYDYGFNKGRTYSPLINVYNPEIEGDDKTDRLTQITAVDQYQNTYAKVQTDWLLTYKNTFGNHNLTATAGWTSYYRGYEFATSNGTQGTGDPIPDDPRFWYVNMTAQPTRRGTGGAEEFTTLSFLGRAIYNYKEKYLLNASFRRDGTSAFQRFGRGWNNFATIGAGWVVTNEEFMKSQTAINNLKIKGSWGQLGIQNTGSDLYPLYPVLESDNSAVFGDNIIPAYAPQYIVDRNLSWEKVNAWEAGFEMSTFNNKLSIEAVYYSKNTHDIIVQRPGLLGSKPGLTNAGQIKNAGIEFSTTWRQPINENLSYTISGNLTTIKNNVVSLVDEGYELTDGISRTTLGNPIGYFYGYVSDGIYQTNEDIRISPTNTLNEVFPGDIKYRDINGDGKIDQNDRTLIGNPTPDFTYGISLGLNYKGLDFSADFMGVYGNEIFRDWNRGAFAQFNYQTERLGRWNGVGTSNWEPILHSGRANNRLVSDYWIEDGSFFRLRNVQVGYRFNTEMLNQIKIKSLRVYLNAQNLFTATNSTGYTPEIGGSATSFGVDKGTYPLPAVYTFGVNLNF is encoded by the coding sequence ATGAGGAAGTTATTTACACTTTTCTTATGTTTAACCGCTATCCTATCAAGTGGATATGCACAGGTTAAAACCGTCACCGGTACGGTCAAAGACAGCGGATCGCTGTTCGTACTGCCGGGCGTGACGGTATCTGCAAGCAGTGGGCAAAACACCCAAACTGATGCAGCAGGACGCTTCACAATTGAAGCATCTGCCTCCGATTCGCTTACCTTCCGGTTTATCGGCTATGCGGCGCAATCAGCTCGGGTAGGTAGCCAGACAAACCTAGACGTCTTTCTAATTAGCAATGACCAAGCGCTGGATGAGGTAGTCGTAATTGGTTATGGTACGGCACGGAAACGAGATCTAACTGGATCAATAACAAGCATTAAAGGAGACGAAATTGCAGACAAACCCAACTCAAATCCATTAGCATCTTTACAAGGAAAGGTAGCAGGTATGCAAATCGTCAATTCGGGTCGTCCCGGAGCGGAGCCTGATATTCGCATTCGCGGAACGAATTCAATCAATGGTGCAAAACCGCTATACGTAATTGATGGAATCTTGAATGACAACATGAATTTTGTAAATCCTGCGGATATCGAATCCATGGAAATATTAAAAGATCCCTCGTCTTTAGCAATATTTGGTGTAAGAGGAGCAAATGGCGTTATTGTCGTAACCACAAAGTCAGCAAAAGCCGGTCAGATAAATTTCAATTTTAATACTTCTGTAGGTTTTAAAAGTGTACAGGATAGAATGAACCTTACCGACGCATCAACTTTTAAATCTCTTTATAGCGAGCAGTTAGCAAATGAAGGAAACCCAGCTTATAACTACGATAACTGGGGGGCAAATACCGATTGGCAGGATGAAATCTTCCAAAATGGTATGGTGAACTTTAACAACCTATCGGTAAGTGCTGCCAATGAAAAAAACAAATTCTATCTAGGACTGGGCTACATGCTCGATGAAGGAGTAGTTAAGAATGAGAAACTTGACAAAATAAGTTTATCACTAAATGATCAACTAAACATAACAGACAATTTTCGAGTAGGGGTAAATCTCACAGGATACAGATCGAATATTCCTCGTGATAATGGTTTTTACGATCCTATTATTGCTAGTGCCGTACGTGCAGCACCTATTGCCCCAGCTTATAATATGGAATATGGCTTATATAATACCCTTCCCGACTTCCAACGTGCACAAATCAGAAACCCACTGGTCAGTGTCATGGACCTCAGTGATAATGCCATTCAGCAAGAGTATAGAACGACTGGGAGCCTTTACGGAGAAATCGATTTCTTGAAAAATTTCACTTTTAAAGCGAATATACTTTACGATTACGGTTTCAATAAGGGCAGAACCTACTCACCATTAATAAACGTATACAACCCAGAGATTGAAGGTGATGACAAAACAGATCGTCTGACGCAGATTACCGCTGTTGACCAATATCAAAACACGTATGCCAAAGTTCAAACGGATTGGCTATTGACTTATAAGAATACATTTGGAAATCATAATTTAACGGCAACTGCTGGGTGGACTTCCTATTATAGAGGTTATGAATTTGCTACATCAAATGGTACACAAGGAACTGGTGATCCTATTCCGGATGATCCACGTTTTTGGTATGTCAACATGACTGCGCAACCGACAAGAAGAGGAACCGGCGGAGCAGAAGAATTTACAACGTTATCGTTTTTAGGAAGAGCAATTTACAACTACAAAGAAAAGTATCTTCTGAATGCTTCATTTAGAAGAGACGGCACCTCCGCCTTTCAGCGATTTGGAAGAGGGTGGAATAATTTTGCGACAATTGGAGCTGGTTGGGTAGTCACAAATGAAGAGTTCATGAAAAGCCAAACAGCCATCAACAACCTAAAAATCAAAGGATCTTGGGGACAGCTGGGTATTCAAAACACAGGATCAGACCTTTACCCACTTTATCCAGTTTTAGAATCTGATAACTCAGCAGTCTTCGGGGATAATATTATACCCGCTTATGCTCCACAGTATATTGTTGATAGAAATTTGAGCTGGGAAAAAGTAAATGCTTGGGAAGCAGGATTTGAGATGTCAACATTTAACAACAAGCTGAGTATCGAGGCAGTCTACTACAGTAAAAATACCCATGATATTATCGTACAACGGCCAGGTCTATTAGGTAGTAAACCGGGGCTAACAAATGCAGGACAAATTAAAAATGCTGGTATTGAGTTTTCTACAACTTGGCGTCAGCCTATCAATGAAAATTTGTCGTACACGATTTCTGGAAACTTAACCACAATCAAGAATAACGTCGTTTCATTAGTGGATGAAGGCTACGAATTGACCGACGGTATCTCTCGTACTACTTTAGGAAACCCAATTGGATATTTCTATGGTTATGTTTCTGACGGTATATACCAAACGAACGAAGATATTAGAATTAGTCCTACGAACACGCTAAATGAAGTATTCCCAGGTGATATCAAATATAGAGATATAAACGGTGATGGTAAGATTGACCAAAATGATCGTACGTTAATTGGCAATCCCACCCCAGACTTTACTTACGGCATAAGTCTAGGTTTAAATTACAAGGGGTTAGATTTCAGCGCTGATTTCATGGGCGTTTACGGAAACGAAATTTTTAGGGATTGGAATCGTGGAGCGTTTGCACAGTTTAATTATCAAACTGAACGACTGGGCAGATGGAACGGTGTGGGCACCTCCAATTGGGAACCCATTTTGCATAGCGGAAGAGCAAATAACCGACTTGTATCTGATTATTGGATAGAAGATGGTAGCTTTTTTAGATTAAGAAATGTCCAAGTTGGTTATAGATTCAACACGGAAATGCTCAATCAAATAAAGATCAAGTCTTTGAGAGTATACCTAAATGCACAAAATCTGTTTACTGCAACCAATAGCACAGGATATACTCCTGAAATTGGTGGATCAGCAACATCGTTTGGGGTAGACAAGGGCACTTATCCCCTGCCAGCAGTGTACACCTTTGGTGTTAATCTAAACTTTTAA
- a CDS encoding RagB/SusD family nutrient uptake outer membrane protein: MKNFSKILLIGLLTSSMLSGCKKDFLERLPQGRLTEDDLTSGALESKVFAIYSGLRSEALSGLPYLAVHNIRADDADKGSAPSDGVDAENIFDNFQYNTNFWLINTYWSGHYTFINLANIVIDEGAAIESPNEATLINIGEAKFFRAFAYFNLVRAFGEVPLIDHAIVNASDAIKPKSTIAEIYNLIDQDLQDATAALPSEKDWGGRFPGRIAKGAAFALQAKTFAARKNWSAMLTASENVMSLNQYDLSLPFDQIFRESNENGKESVFEIQAFYDQSTTNLGITYASRQGVRGSGEWNLGWGWNVPNEVLATAFEVGDPRKDATLLYTGRTNTPYNEVVPSGLPRPYWNKKAYTNPAIRNSAGDRQGGWFNFRVIRYSDVVLMAAEAANETGQAEKAVGYLEQVRSRARGAADVLPKVESTNQSTLRTAIRHERQVELGMENERFFDLIRWEIDVETLHNVGKTGYQLRHRYLPIPQTEIDKSGGVLVQNPNY, encoded by the coding sequence ATGAAAAATTTCTCAAAAATATTATTAATCGGACTTCTGACAAGTAGCATGTTGTCTGGTTGCAAAAAAGACTTCTTGGAAAGGCTTCCACAGGGGCGTTTAACCGAAGATGATTTGACATCAGGCGCCTTAGAATCGAAGGTGTTTGCTATATACTCCGGTTTACGTAGCGAGGCCTTAAGCGGATTACCTTACTTAGCTGTTCATAATATTAGAGCTGATGATGCCGACAAAGGAAGTGCTCCCTCTGATGGAGTGGACGCGGAAAATATCTTCGACAATTTCCAATATAACACTAATTTTTGGTTAATAAACACCTATTGGTCTGGACATTACACCTTTATTAATCTAGCCAATATTGTAATCGATGAAGGTGCGGCGATCGAGTCTCCAAACGAAGCAACTTTAATCAACATTGGAGAAGCGAAGTTTTTCAGAGCATTCGCCTATTTTAACCTTGTTCGTGCGTTCGGAGAGGTTCCGCTTATCGATCACGCAATTGTAAACGCTTCGGATGCTATCAAGCCAAAATCGACGATAGCTGAAATATACAATCTTATAGATCAAGACCTTCAAGATGCTACTGCAGCACTTCCATCTGAGAAGGATTGGGGAGGACGTTTCCCAGGAAGAATCGCCAAAGGAGCGGCTTTCGCATTACAGGCAAAAACCTTTGCCGCTAGGAAGAATTGGTCTGCAATGCTTACCGCGTCTGAAAACGTTATGAGCTTAAATCAATATGATCTAAGCTTACCCTTCGATCAAATTTTCAGAGAAAGTAATGAAAATGGAAAAGAATCTGTATTCGAAATTCAAGCCTTCTATGACCAAAGCACAACTAATCTAGGCATAACGTATGCCAGCAGGCAAGGTGTACGTGGTTCGGGTGAATGGAACCTCGGATGGGGATGGAACGTGCCAAACGAAGTGCTTGCAACAGCCTTTGAAGTTGGAGACCCACGCAAAGACGCTACCCTACTCTATACAGGCCGTACTAATACACCTTACAATGAAGTTGTTCCTAGTGGACTACCACGCCCATACTGGAACAAGAAAGCATATACTAATCCAGCTATCCGAAATTCAGCCGGTGATCGTCAAGGCGGATGGTTTAACTTTCGGGTAATTAGGTATTCTGACGTCGTTTTAATGGCAGCTGAGGCAGCTAATGAGACGGGCCAAGCCGAAAAGGCAGTTGGTTATCTTGAGCAAGTGAGGAGTCGTGCAAGAGGTGCCGCAGACGTGTTGCCGAAAGTTGAGTCGACCAATCAATCAACTTTAAGGACTGCGATAAGACATGAAAGGCAAGTTGAACTAGGAATGGAAAACGAGCGTTTTTTTGATCTAATCAGATGGGAAATTGATGTCGAGACGTTGCATAATGTCGGAAAAACCGGCTATCAACTACGTCATCGTTATCTTCCAATACCACAAACTGAAATCGACAAATCTGGAGGTGTATTAGTCCAAAACCCAAACTACTAA